The Gloeobacter morelensis MG652769 genome contains the following window.
CGGCAAGACCAATGCCCACCACTCCACTCGCCAGCAGCAAACCCACCGCCTCGGGCCGATCGCCTGCGAGCCCCACCCCCCCCAACCACAGGGTCGGAACCAACAACACCATGGCGATGGCGATCTTGATCAAGTTCAGCTCCAAGGGCACGATGCGCCTGCCCACCAGGCTCCAGATCACCGAACCCACCGCCCACAAGAAGGCGGCGGCCAGAGCCGCCAGTTCCCCCCGCAACGCCAGTGCCCCGTCCACGCCCGCCCCCGTTTTGCAACGATATTCTCAATCTAGAGAGCCGGTTTTGATACGTCCAATACCTGTTAAGAGGCTAATTTATATCTGCAACATATCAATTTCTAACTCCTATGGAACTCCGACATCTGAAATATTTCCTGGCAGTCGCAGAGGAACTGCATTTCAGCCGAGCCGCCGAGAAGCTGCACATGGCCCAACCGCCCTTGAGTCAGCAAATCCGGGTGCTAGAAGCGGAACTGGGGGTGCAGTTGTTCGAGCGCACCCGCCGCAAGGTGCAGTTGACCGAGGCTGGGCGGGTGTTCTTTGAGGAGGGACAAAGGGCGATGGCCCACCTGGAGCAGGCGGTGAGATCAACGCAACGAGCGGCCCGCGGCGAGAGCGGTCGGCTTGCGGTCGGCTTCAACAGTTCTGCAGCCTACAGCGTGCTGCCCGCGATTTTGCGCGCCTACCGGCAACGCTTCGCAGAAGTCGAGCTGGTGTTGCGCGAGTTGACCACCGACCGGCAACTATCGGAGCTGCGCGACGGGCGGATTGACGTTGGTTTTCTCTATCTGCCCGTCGAAGATCCTGCCCTGCGCTGCGAACCGCTGTTGAGCGAACCGCTGGTGGTTGCTGTGGGCGAATTTCATCCGTTGGCGGGTGAGCGGAGCCTGGGGCTGGAAGCTGTGGCGGATGAGCCGCTGATTATCAACCCGCGCGCGGACGGTCGCCGCTTTTACGATCTGGTGACGGGGATTTTTGAGCAGGCGGGGTTCAAGCCGCGCATCGCCCAGGAGGCGGTGCTCACCCAGACGATCGTGAGCCTGGTGGCGGGTGGTGTCGGCATTGCCCTGCTGCCCGCCTCCGCGCGCCAGTTTCAGCGAGCGGGGGTCGTCTACAGACCGCTTAGTGAGCAGACCCCCCCTCTGGAGGTGGCCGTCGCCTGGCGGGCGGAGCCCCCGGCAGTGGTGCGCGAGTTCGTGCGGGTGGCCCGGGAGATCGTCACTGCTGCTCTCGCCGCCGGACAGTCTGTCTGACGGCAGGACGTTTTTCTGGGGAGGGTTTGGCCTACGGCGCGCAATGGGAGGAGTAAGGGAGGCGGCAATCGGAATGTACATAGGAGTGCTGCATAAGCGAACCAGGGCAACACTGGTTGAAAGTTCTGACAGAGCGCCTGGACAACCAGATCAACTTGATGGCTGAATTGCGGGTCGGGTAGACGGTGGCGGCAACGCGGTGGAACCCGACCATTCGCGAGTTTTACCAGAGCAGGGACGCGGTAGGGACAGGAGCTCGGATCATTTCCCAAGCCCCTGTGTCCGCAGTGGGTGGGGCTAGCAGGTGGTCTATCGAGGCCCCAGCGAGGTGTTCTCCTCAGGCGTAGCCGCGTTTTTCGACCTCGCTGCGGAGCCGCTCCTCCTGTTCCCGCAGTTCGGGCGTGAAGGCTTCCCCGAAGTCGCCGGCCTCGAAGAGCGGGCGAATCTCGATTTCAGATTCGCCTTCCATCGGGCAGGGACAGCGTTTGACCCAGTCGATGGCCTCCTCCATCGACTGCACCTGCCAGATCCAAAAACCAGCAATCAGTTCCTTGGTCTCCGTAAAAGGTCCGTCGATGACACTGCGACTGGTACCGGAGAAGCGCACGCGCGCCCCCCTGGAACTGGGATGCAACCCCTCGCCGGCGAGCATAATTCCCGCCTTGACCAGGGCTTCGTTGTACTTCCCCATCTCGCTCAGCAGTTGCTCGCTGGGCATCACACCGGCCTCGGACTCCTGGGTGGCTTTGATGAAAACCATGACTTTCATTGCTCAATCTCCCTGGATGTGCAGTTTGTGAACTGGGCTGCCGGTCGCAGAAGACCGCCTCTCAACCCTTGCTCTGCTACCTAGTCGAACTGGAAGTTGCCCAATCGACACTTCGGGCAGATTTTTTCCGTTCGTTCAGCCCATCTCCCGTAGGCGTCTTTCGAGGAAACGCCGCTCAGCTTCCTGTTTCACCAGGGCGAGGGCGCGCCGGTAGGACGTCTTTGCCTCGGCGGTCCTGCCCAGCCGCCGACACAGGTCGGCCCGTGCCGCATGGGCGAGGTAGTAGTGCGCCAGCTCTCCCCGGGATAAGAGGGCGTCGATCAGCTCCAACCCCGCCAGGGGGCCGTCGCGCATCGCCACCGCCACCGCCCGATTCAAGTCGATGACTGGCGACGGTTCCACCTGGGCGAGCAGGTCGTAGAGGGCGACGACCCGGGCCCAGTCGGTTGCCTCGACACTCGGTGCTGTGGCATGCACCGCCGCGATGGCCGCCTGGAGCGTGTACCGACCGAACCGGCCCGACGCCAAAGCCTGCTGCACCAGCGCCCTGCCCTCGGCGATCTGCGGCTGGTTCCAGAGGGTACGGTCTTGATCCTCAAGCAGGACCACATCGCCCGTCGACGCAGTGCGGGCGGCGCGCCGCGATTCTTGCAACAGCAGCAGGCCGAGGAGCCCCGCCACCTCGGCCTGCGGCAGAAGTTCCAGGAGCACTCGCCCCAGACGAATGGCTTCTGCCATAAGATCCGCCCGCGTCAGGGCGGCACCGGCGGCGGCCAGGTACCCCTCGTTGAACACCAAGTAGATCACCTGGAGCACCCTGTCCAAGCGTTCAGGCAGGTCGGCTGCAGACGGCACCTGGTACGGAATGGACGCCTCGCGCAGCCGCGCTTTGGCGCGCACGAGCCGCTGGGCCAGGGCGGCGGGAGCAACGAGAAAGGCACTTGCGACAGCTGCGGTCGTCAGCCCGCACACTTCCCGCAGGGTCATCGCCACCTGCGCTTCCCTGGATAGGACAGGATGACAGCAGGTAAAAATCAGGCGCAATCGGTCGTCCTCGACATCCTCGTCTCCATCGGGCGCAGTGCCGTGGGCGTCTAGTTGCCGGGCGAGTCGGACAACCGAGGCGTCGAAGCGGGTGCGCCGCCGAAGGGCATCGATCCCCCTGAAGCGGCCCACCGACACCAGCCACGTTCGCGGGTTGGCAGGTAGGCCGTCCCGTGGCCATTGCTCGATGGCGGCGGTGAAAGCTTCGTGCATGGCCTCCTCGGCCAGCTCAAAGTCCCCCAGCAGGCGGATCAGGCTTGCGAAGATGCGACGCGATTCAAAGCGGTAGATATCGTCTATCCGCCCGCGTATCTGATCGGCAGGGTTCTCCAGCATCCATCGCACCGCCCGTTCTCTAACCATTGTGAGGAAGAAGCACAGAAAGCGCAGGCACCCCCGAAAATGGATGGCCTCGTCAGTCGGGGGTACTCTCGAGGGCCGGGGGCGTCGAGCGCGGCGAGCGCAGTTTTTCGTAGACGGCAAAGCTGCCGTCCGCCTCCCGCAGATAAACCTGTTCGGGCTCTATCTCACGGCTGCCCAGAAAAATGGTGTTGCGCTTGAAGATGTAGCCGGAACTGACCAGACCGCTAGCCTCGGTGCGGCGTTCGCCGGTGCGGACATAGCCGAATTGGCCGTAGCTGATCCACTCGGGGGCGCTGTTAAATTCGCGGTGGACGGCGAGGGCCTGCTTGTCCTGAAGCACCTGGCGCAGTGAGGCGGCCCACTCCTGGGCAAGGGCGCGGGCGGAGGTGTTGTGCTTGGCGGTATCGGCGGCGGTAATCGTCACCAGCAGCGCGTCTCCCAGCAGCACCTGCCAGTTGCCGCCGAGAGCTTTGGCCGCCACGGCCGGGT
Protein-coding sequences here:
- a CDS encoding LysR family transcriptional regulator, coding for MELRHLKYFLAVAEELHFSRAAEKLHMAQPPLSQQIRVLEAELGVQLFERTRRKVQLTEAGRVFFEEGQRAMAHLEQAVRSTQRAARGESGRLAVGFNSSAAYSVLPAILRAYRQRFAEVELVLRELTTDRQLSELRDGRIDVGFLYLPVEDPALRCEPLLSEPLVVAVGEFHPLAGERSLGLEAVADEPLIINPRADGRRFYDLVTGIFEQAGFKPRIAQEAVLTQTIVSLVAGGVGIALLPASARQFQRAGVVYRPLSEQTPPLEVAVAWRAEPPAVVREFVRVAREIVTAALAAGQSV
- a CDS encoding YciI family protein, coding for MKVMVFIKATQESEAGVMPSEQLLSEMGKYNEALVKAGIMLAGEGLHPSSRGARVRFSGTSRSVIDGPFTETKELIAGFWIWQVQSMEEAIDWVKRCPCPMEGESEIEIRPLFEAGDFGEAFTPELREQEERLRSEVEKRGYA
- a CDS encoding RNA polymerase sigma factor, with amino-acid sequence MLENPADQIRGRIDDIYRFESRRIFASLIRLLGDFELAEEAMHEAFTAAIEQWPRDGLPANPRTWLVSVGRFRGIDALRRRTRFDASVVRLARQLDAHGTAPDGDEDVEDDRLRLIFTCCHPVLSREAQVAMTLREVCGLTTAAVASAFLVAPAALAQRLVRAKARLREASIPYQVPSAADLPERLDRVLQVIYLVFNEGYLAAAGAALTRADLMAEAIRLGRVLLELLPQAEVAGLLGLLLLQESRRAARTASTGDVVLLEDQDRTLWNQPQIAEGRALVQQALASGRFGRYTLQAAIAAVHATAPSVEATDWARVVALYDLLAQVEPSPVIDLNRAVAVAMRDGPLAGLELIDALLSRGELAHYYLAHAARADLCRRLGRTAEAKTSYRRALALVKQEAERRFLERRLREMG